The following are encoded together in the Diabrotica undecimpunctata isolate CICGRU chromosome 7, icDiaUnde3, whole genome shotgun sequence genome:
- the LOC140445438 gene encoding ferritin light chain-like, with protein MPGIMKTFIVLSFLCVAALASEDFCYQDAVTACNPTAAKYVDKLNCTAKFGAIDAVESDLQKFINHHFIRSFEYLLLATNFATYERNRAGFEKLFRGLSDNKWHEGIEFIKYLTSRGGQMNFNAISKDIKSEEAESRSFDLRELTAIAKALDIEKKFVHEAHSIHREATRNNKQFHDPEISDYLEKEVVHKERDLIRKLAGYSTDLAGLLNGPDSSLALYMFDDYLQKQ; from the exons ATGCCAG GGATCATGAAGACTTTCATTGTACTATCTTTCCTTTGCGTCGCCGCTTTGGCCTCCGAAGATTTTTGCTATCAAGACGCAGTTACCGCATGCAATCCAACTGCTGCGAAGT atGTTGACAAGTTGAATTGTACAGCCAAATTTGGAGCTATCGATGCAGTTGAATCTGATCTACAGAAATTCATAAACCATCATTTTATCAGATCCTTTGAGTATCTACTTCTAGCAACCAATTTTGCCACATATGAAAGAAACCGAGCAGGATTTGAAAAACTTTTCCGTGGCTTGTCTGACAACAAATGGCATGAGGGTATTGAATTTATCAAGTATCTTACCTCTCGTGGTGGACAAATGAACTTCAATGCTATTTCCAAAGACATCAAAAGTGAAGAAGCAGAATCTCGTAGCTTTGACTTGCGTGAACTTACTGCTATTGCTAAAGCTTTGGATATAGAGAAGAAGTTTGTTCATGAAGCTCATTCCATCCATCGTGAAGCCACCAGAAACAACAAACAATTCCACGATCCTGAAATTTCCGATTATTTAGAGAAAGAAGTTGTGCACAAGGAGAGAGATCTTATCAGAAAGTTAGCAGGGTACAGTACTGACTTGGCTGGCCTTCTTAACGGACCAGATAGTTCATTGGCTCTGTATATGTTTGATGATTATTTACAGAAgcagtaa
- the LOC140445437 gene encoding GPN-loop GTPase 3, producing the protein MRYAQLVIGPAGSGKSTYCSALAQHGVDVRRNIDVVNLDPAAEYFNYQPIVDIRELIHLQDAMDDEELQCGPNGGLVFCMEYLTENLDWLEEKLGDQEDDYILFDCPGQIELYTHLTAIKNLVKKLQIWRFNVCAVFLVDVQFITDGAKFISGTMAALSVMVNLEIPHVNILSKMDLLSKSAKKRLDSFLEPDSHFILGDIETCGNSAFNTKYRKLTEAIAKLIEDYSLVKFIPLNLKNLESINDVLLTIDNVIQYGEDQDIRTKDFEEKEEDDND; encoded by the exons ATGAGGTATGCTCAATTAGTTATAGGACCAGCGGGAAGTGGAAAATCAACTTATTGCAGTGCTCTAGCTCAACATGGTGTAGATGTTAGAAGAAATATAGACGTAGTTAACTTAGACCCAGCAGCAGAATATTTCAACTATCAACCCATTGTTGATATAAGGGAATTAATTCATTTACAAGATGCCATGGATGATGAAGAACTTCAGTGTGGCCCCAATGGAGGCCTCGTTTTTTGTATGGAATATCTCACTGAAAACCTTGACTGGCTAGAGGAAAAACTAg GTGATCAAGAAGATGATTACATATTATTTGATTGCCCTGGACAAATTGAATTATACACCCACTTAACAGCAATAAAAAACTTAGTGAAAAAGTTACAGATATGGCGTTTTAATGTGTGTGCTGTTTTCCTTGTTGATGTTCAGTTCATTACTGATGGTGCTAAGTTTATTTCTGGTACAATGGCAGCGCTAAGCGTTATGGTAAATTTAGAAATTCCTCATGTTAACATTTTATCTAAAATGGACCTTTTAAGTAAATCAGCCAAAAAAAGACTTGATAGTTTTCTAGAGCCTGATTCTCATTTTATATTGGGTGATATTGAAACTTGTGGGAATTCTGCTTTTAACACAAAATATAGGAAGTTAACAGAAGCTATTGCCAAACTTATTGAAGATTATTCTTTGGTTAAATTTAttcctttaaatttaaaaaatttagaaagCATTAATGATGTTTTGTTGACCATTGATAATGTAATTCAATATGGAGAAGATCAGGATATTAGAACTAAAGATTTTGAAGAAAAGGAAGAAGATGATAATGattga